A genomic segment from Castor canadensis chromosome 1, mCasCan1.hap1v2, whole genome shotgun sequence encodes:
- the LOC109678890 gene encoding olfactory receptor 4B1-like: MESKATINNVTEFIFTGLFQDPGVQRVCFVLFLCVYLATVVGNGLIVMTFSFSKSLHSPMYIFLSSLSLVEICSSSTVVPKLITDFLVRIKTISLKGCLSQIFFFHYFAVAEILLLVVMAYDRYVAICKPLHYMNIMSHQLCHMMVAGSWLGGFFHSIIQVLITMQLPFCGPNMIDHYFCDLHPLFKLACSDTFVEGVIVSVNSGLISVFPPLLLVSSYVIILVNLRNHSAEGRHKALSTCASHILVVVLFFGPATFIYMRPSSSFTGDKLVAVFYTVITPMLNPIIYTLRNAEVKNAMGKFWVKKESSVVGK; this comes from the coding sequence ATGGAATCCAAGGCCACTATAAATAATGTGACTGAGTTTATTTTCACTGGCCTTTTCCAGGACCCAGGAGTGCAGAGAGTGtgttttgtgttgtttctgtgtgtgtacCTTGCCACAGTGGTGGGCAATGGCCTCATCGTTATGACGTTCAGCTTCAGTAAGAGTCTGCATTCCCCCATGTACATCTTCCTCAGCTCTCTGTCCTTGGTGGAAATCTGTTCCTCCTCTACTGTTGTCCCTAAACTCATCACTGACTTTCTTGTCAGGATTAAAACCATCTCTCTAAAGGGCTGTCTGAGTCAGATCTTCTTCTTCCACTACTTTGCAGTCGCTGAGATCCTTTTGCTTGtggtgatggcctatgaccgttatgtggccatctgcaagcctcTTCATTACATGAACATAATGAGTCATCAACTGTGTCACATGATGGTAGCTGGGTCCTGGTTGGGAGGCTTTTTTCACTCCATTATTCAGGTTCTCATCACCATGCAGTTACCCTTCTGTGGTCCAAATATGATTGATCACTATTTCTGTGATCTCCATCCTTTATTTAAGCTTGCCTGCTCTGACACCTTTGTGGAAGGGGTTATTGTGTCTGTCAACAGTGGGTTAATCtctgtcttcccccctctcctcttgGTGTCCTCCTATGTCATCATCCTGGTTAACTTGAGGAACCATTCTGCTGAGGGAAGGCACAAGGCCCTCTCCACCTGTGCCTCTCACATCTTGGTTGTCGTCTTATTTTTTGGACCTGCCACCTTCATCTACATGAGACCCTCATCTTCCTTTACTGGAGACAAACTCGTGGCTGTGTTCTACACAGTCATCACCCCCATGCTGAACCCTATCATCTACACTCTcaggaatgcagaggtgaaaAATGCCATGGGGAAGTTTTGGGTCAAAAAGGAGAGCTCAGTGGTGGGAAAGTGA